In the genome of Pseudomonas sp. P5_109, one region contains:
- a CDS encoding ATP-dependent nuclease: MKYRESKLDKELRQWFTNDYSKRLLRQITITEGAIRGISSLDVTFDYPITAFAGANGSGKSTILALACCAYHNIKKGFKLAKRKNSYYTFSDFFLQHTNEVPPQGIEIHYFFALDYLSKDERTPDGRGIGYQIRKKNKGGKWNNYDSRVHKNVVFLGIERIVPHSERSQSRSYSKSFKNIAAKGWEGKVKDTVGFILGKKYDEYMHLEHARYSLPVVTVGDLTYSGFNMGAGENALFEIFSTIYSCQGNTLLVLDEIELGLHAKAQRNFMTKLKEVCKETGTQVICTTHSKEIFQCLPDDARYFIESIRGKTKLTPGISPEFAFAKLGAKENQELDLFVEDEVARALVQACLPSHIRARIKISVIGSATAIAKQLAALNVRGEERPTIAIFDGDQRPLRSDNLNHARKMAENPTKEFDEWFSSRAEYLPGNTWPEAWIIQKCMEVPAFVSAALDLEEDRVLEVLEYGLQAGKHNEFFEIASHIGLDKEQVLQQMCRVISKEFSDDLKPMKDLIESRLD, from the coding sequence GTGAAATATAGAGAAAGCAAATTAGATAAAGAGCTCCGACAATGGTTCACCAACGACTACTCAAAGAGACTATTGCGACAAATAACTATCACTGAAGGTGCAATTCGCGGAATAAGCTCTCTAGACGTAACTTTTGATTATCCTATAACCGCATTTGCAGGTGCGAATGGTTCAGGAAAATCAACCATTCTTGCTTTGGCCTGCTGCGCTTACCACAACATTAAAAAAGGTTTTAAATTAGCTAAGAGAAAAAATAGCTATTACACCTTCTCAGATTTTTTCTTACAGCACACCAATGAAGTTCCACCACAAGGCATAGAGATACATTACTTCTTTGCCTTAGATTATCTTTCAAAAGACGAACGCACTCCCGACGGCAGAGGAATCGGCTATCAAATCCGAAAGAAAAACAAAGGCGGAAAATGGAATAACTATGACTCGAGAGTTCACAAGAATGTAGTCTTCTTGGGGATCGAACGAATAGTTCCACACTCCGAAAGAAGCCAGTCTCGCTCATACTCAAAATCATTTAAAAATATAGCAGCAAAAGGCTGGGAAGGAAAAGTCAAAGACACAGTAGGATTTATTTTAGGAAAAAAATACGATGAGTACATGCATCTGGAGCATGCTCGTTATAGTTTACCAGTGGTAACAGTAGGCGACCTTACCTACTCTGGCTTCAATATGGGAGCGGGCGAAAACGCGCTTTTTGAAATCTTTTCAACCATATACTCTTGCCAAGGAAACACCCTTCTAGTGCTCGACGAAATAGAACTCGGACTGCACGCAAAGGCACAACGTAACTTCATGACAAAACTTAAGGAGGTTTGTAAAGAAACTGGGACCCAAGTTATCTGCACTACTCACTCAAAGGAAATTTTTCAATGCCTGCCTGACGATGCAAGGTACTTCATAGAGTCGATCAGGGGCAAGACTAAATTAACCCCAGGAATCTCCCCTGAATTTGCCTTCGCCAAGCTTGGCGCGAAAGAAAATCAAGAACTCGATTTATTTGTAGAAGATGAGGTCGCTCGTGCGCTTGTTCAAGCATGTCTACCATCTCACATTCGGGCGCGAATCAAAATATCAGTAATTGGCTCGGCTACAGCAATAGCAAAGCAGCTTGCTGCTTTGAATGTGCGTGGAGAGGAAAGACCAACAATTGCTATATTCGATGGAGATCAAAGACCTTTACGATCCGACAATCTTAATCACGCACGCAAGATGGCGGAAAACCCTACAAAAGAGTTTGATGAGTGGTTTTCCAGCAGGGCTGAATATTTACCAGGAAATACTTGGCCAGAAGCATGGATCATACAAAAATGCATGGAAGTTCCTGCGTTTGTATCTGCTGCTCTAGATCTGGAAGAGGACCGGGTACTTGAGGTTCTTGAATATGGCTTACAGGCTGGAAAACATAATGAATTTTTCGAAATAGCGTCGCACATAGGATTGGACAAAGAGCAAGTACTACAACAAATGTGCCGTGTTATATCAAAAGAGTTCAGCGATGACCTAAAACCAATGAAAGACCTAATTGAGTCACGATTGGATTGA
- the queA gene encoding tRNA preQ1(34) S-adenosylmethionine ribosyltransferase-isomerase QueA, producing the protein MRVADFTFELPDSLIARHPLAERRNSRLLTLDGVSGALAHRQFTDLLEHLRPGDLMVFNNTRVIPARLFGQKASGGKLEILVERVLDSHRVLAHVRSSKSPKPGSKILIDGGGEAEMLARHDALFELGFAEEVLPLLDRVGHMPLPPYIDRPDEGADRERYQTVYAERLGAVAAPTAGLHFDQVLMEAIAAKGVETAFVTLHVGAGTFQPVRVEKLEDHHMHTEWLEVGQDVVDAVAACRARGGRVVAVGTTSVRSLESAARDGVLKPFSGDTDIFIYPGRPFHVVDALVTNFHLPESTLLMLVSAFAGYPETMAAYRAAVDNGYRFFSYGDAMFITRNPAPTAPKESGPEETV; encoded by the coding sequence ATGCGCGTTGCTGACTTTACTTTCGAGCTCCCTGATTCGCTGATCGCCCGCCATCCGCTGGCCGAGCGGCGCAATAGTCGCCTGTTGACCCTGGATGGGGTCAGCGGCGCCCTGGCACACCGTCAATTCACTGATTTGCTGGAGCATTTGCGCCCCGGCGACTTGATGGTGTTCAACAATACCCGGGTGATTCCGGCGCGGCTGTTTGGCCAGAAGGCTTCTGGCGGCAAGCTGGAAATCCTGGTGGAGCGGGTGCTCGACAGTCATCGCGTGCTGGCCCATGTGCGTTCCAGCAAGTCGCCCAAGCCTGGGTCGAAGATCCTCATCGACGGCGGTGGCGAGGCCGAGATGTTGGCGCGGCACGATGCGTTGTTCGAGCTGGGGTTTGCTGAAGAGGTGTTGCCGCTGCTCGACCGCGTCGGGCACATGCCGCTGCCTCCTTATATAGACCGCCCGGACGAAGGCGCCGATCGCGAGCGTTACCAGACGGTCTACGCCGAGCGTTTGGGCGCGGTGGCGGCGCCGACGGCGGGGCTGCATTTCGATCAGGTGCTGATGGAGGCGATTGCCGCCAAGGGCGTCGAGACTGCGTTCGTGACCCTGCACGTCGGTGCTGGCACGTTCCAGCCGGTGCGCGTCGAGAAGCTTGAAGACCACCACATGCACACTGAATGGCTGGAAGTCGGCCAGGACGTGGTCGATGCCGTGGCCGCCTGCCGCGCTCGCGGTGGTCGCGTGGTGGCGGTGGGGACCACCAGCGTGCGTTCCCTGGAGAGCGCCGCCCGCGATGGCGTGCTCAAGCCGTTCAGCGGCGATACAGACATTTTCATTTACCCTGGCCGGCCGTTTCATGTGGTCGATGCCCTGGTCACCAACTTCCATTTGCCCGAATCCACGCTGTTGATGCTGGTTTCGGCGTTCGCCGGTTATCCCGAAACCATGGCTGCCTATAGGGCCGCGGTCGACAACGGATACCGCTTTTTCAGCTACGGTGATGCGATGTTCATCACGCGTAATCCTGCGCCGACTGCCCCTAAAGAATCGGGCCCCGAGGAAACTGTATGA
- the tgt gene encoding tRNA guanosine(34) transglycosylase Tgt yields MSFELLATDGKARRGRLTFPRGTVETPAFMPVGTYGTVKGMLPRDIEATGAEIILGNTFHLWLRPGTEVIKKHGDLHDFMQWKGPILTDSGGFQVFSLGAMRKIKEEGVTFASPVDGAKVFMGPEESMQVQRDLGSDIVMIFDECTPYPADEDVARISMELSLRWAKRSKEAHGENTAALFGIVQGGMHQDLRMRSLEGLDQIGFDGLAIGGLSVGEPKHEMIKVLDYLPGMMPADKPRYLMGVGKPEDLVEGVRRGVDMFDCVMPTRNARNGHLFIDTGVLKIRNAFHRHDDSPLDPTCDCYTCQNFSRAYLHHLDKCGEMLGSMLNTIHNLRHYQVLMAGLREAIQQGTLAAFVDAFYAKRGLPVPPLD; encoded by the coding sequence ATGTCTTTCGAGCTGCTGGCCACTGATGGCAAGGCTCGTCGCGGTCGTTTGACCTTCCCGCGCGGTACCGTCGAGACCCCGGCCTTCATGCCGGTGGGCACCTACGGCACGGTCAAGGGCATGCTGCCACGGGATATCGAGGCGACCGGCGCTGAAATCATTCTGGGCAACACCTTCCACCTGTGGCTGCGCCCGGGCACGGAAGTGATCAAGAAGCACGGCGACCTGCACGATTTCATGCAGTGGAAAGGCCCGATCCTGACCGACTCCGGCGGTTTCCAGGTGTTCAGCCTGGGCGCCATGCGCAAGATCAAGGAGGAGGGCGTGACCTTCGCTTCCCCGGTCGACGGCGCCAAGGTGTTCATGGGCCCGGAAGAGTCGATGCAGGTCCAGCGTGACCTGGGCTCCGACATCGTGATGATTTTCGACGAGTGCACGCCGTACCCGGCTGACGAAGACGTCGCGCGTATCTCCATGGAATTGTCCCTGCGTTGGGCCAAGCGTTCGAAAGAAGCCCATGGCGAGAACACGGCGGCACTGTTCGGCATCGTTCAGGGCGGCATGCACCAGGACCTGCGCATGCGCTCCCTGGAAGGCCTCGACCAGATCGGCTTCGACGGCCTGGCCATCGGCGGCCTGTCAGTGGGCGAGCCCAAACACGAAATGATCAAGGTGCTGGATTATCTGCCGGGCATGATGCCGGCTGACAAACCTCGTTACCTTATGGGCGTTGGCAAACCGGAAGACTTGGTTGAGGGTGTGCGCCGCGGTGTGGACATGTTCGATTGCGTGATGCCAACCCGTAATGCCCGCAATGGGCATCTGTTCATTGATACCGGCGTGCTGAAGATCCGAAACGCGTTCCATCGCCATGATGATTCGCCGCTCGATCCGACCTGCGATTGCTATACCTGCCAGAACTTCTCCCGCGCTTATCTGCATCACCTGGACAAGTGCGGCGAAATGCTGGGAAGCATGCTCAATACCATCCATAACTTGCGCCATTATCAAGTGCTTATGGCTGGTTTGCGCGAGGCTATTCAACAGGGTACATTGGCCGCCTTTGTCGATGCCTTCTACGCCAAACGCGGGTTACCTGTTCCGCCTTTGGACTGA
- the yajC gene encoding preprotein translocase subunit YajC has product MSFFISNAMADAAAPAAGPMGGGFEWIFLVGFLVIFYLMIWRPQAKRAKEQKNLLSSLQKGDEVVTTGGIAGKITKVADDFVVLEVSDTVEMKFQKGAIAATLPKGTLKAI; this is encoded by the coding sequence ATGAGCTTTTTTATCTCGAATGCCATGGCTGATGCTGCTGCACCTGCTGCAGGCCCAATGGGTGGCGGTTTTGAGTGGATTTTCCTGGTCGGTTTCCTGGTCATCTTCTACCTGATGATCTGGCGTCCACAGGCCAAGCGCGCCAAAGAGCAGAAAAACCTGCTGAGCAGCCTGCAAAAAGGCGACGAAGTTGTGACCACTGGCGGCATCGCCGGCAAGATCACTAAAGTGGCCGACGATTTCGTCGTTCTGGAAGTTTCCGACACCGTCGAAATGAAATTCCAGAAAGGCGCCATCGCTGCCACGCTGCCAAAAGGCACGCTGAAAGCGATCTAA
- the secD gene encoding protein translocase subunit SecD, translating to MLNKYPLWKYILILAVLAVGLIYSAPNLYPDDPAIQVSGASTALQVNQADLDRVSVALKESGINVKAATLAANGKGGLIRLTKAEDQLPAKDVVRKALGDDYVVALNLAQTTPQWLRNLAAHPMKLGLDLSGGVHFLLEVDMDKALDARLKVYEGDVKSLLRKEKLRYRSLPQLNGAIQLGFADEDSREQARVLIRKNFNDFDIVPADLNGQAVLRLAMTPAKLAEIREYSIKQNLTTVRNRVNELGVAEPIVQRQGANRIVVELPGVQDTAEAKRILGKTANLEFRLAAEPGASKATSEEFEFREGKRPPALIERGLIITGDQVTDAKAGFGEHGTPEVNIRLDGHGGELMSRATRSNVGRSMAVIFIEQRPVTTYTKQMVNGVEKDVPVQTFKEEKKIISLATIQSPLGAQFRITGLNGQGESSELALLLRAGGLAAPMYFAEERTIGPSLGADNITKGIDASLWGMLFVSLFIMAIYRFFGLIATVALAVNMVMLLALMSLLGATLTLPGIAGIVLTMGMAVDANVLIFSRIREEIAAGMTIQRAINEGFGRAFTAILDANLTTLLVGGILFAMGTGPVKGFAVTMSLGIFTSMFTAIMVTRAMVNLIFGGRDFKKLWI from the coding sequence ATGCTGAACAAATATCCTCTGTGGAAATACATTCTGATCCTGGCGGTGCTGGCGGTCGGTCTGATTTATTCCGCTCCCAATCTTTATCCTGATGACCCGGCCATTCAGGTCAGCGGTGCAAGCACTGCGCTGCAGGTCAATCAGGCTGATCTGGATCGTGTGAGCGTTGCGCTCAAGGAATCCGGGATCAACGTCAAGGCTGCCACGCTGGCTGCCAACGGCAAGGGCGGGCTGATTCGCCTGACCAAGGCTGAAGACCAGCTGCCGGCCAAGGACGTTGTACGCAAGGCATTGGGTGATGACTACGTCGTTGCACTGAACCTGGCACAAACCACCCCGCAATGGCTGCGCAACCTCGCTGCGCACCCTATGAAGCTGGGTCTGGACTTGTCCGGTGGTGTGCACTTCCTGCTGGAAGTGGACATGGACAAAGCCCTCGACGCACGCCTGAAAGTCTACGAAGGCGATGTAAAGAGCCTGTTGCGTAAAGAGAAACTGCGCTATCGCAGCCTGCCGCAACTCAACGGTGCCATCCAGCTGGGCTTCGCTGATGAAGACAGCCGTGAACAGGCCCGTGTGCTGATCCGCAAGAACTTCAACGATTTCGACATTGTTCCGGCCGACCTCAATGGTCAGGCGGTACTGCGTCTGGCGATGACCCCGGCCAAGCTGGCGGAAATCCGCGAATACTCCATCAAGCAGAACTTGACCACGGTACGTAACCGCGTCAACGAGCTGGGTGTTGCCGAACCGATCGTCCAGCGCCAGGGCGCCAACCGCATCGTGGTTGAGCTGCCGGGCGTGCAGGACACCGCAGAAGCCAAGCGTATCCTTGGCAAGACGGCCAACCTCGAGTTCCGCCTGGCCGCTGAGCCTGGCGCTTCGAAAGCCACTTCCGAGGAATTCGAGTTCCGCGAAGGCAAGCGTCCTCCTGCGCTGATCGAGCGTGGCCTGATCATCACCGGTGACCAGGTGACTGATGCCAAGGCTGGCTTCGGCGAGCATGGCACGCCGGAAGTGAACATTCGCCTGGATGGTCACGGCGGTGAGCTGATGAGTCGTGCGACCCGTTCGAACGTCGGTCGCAGCATGGCGGTGATCTTCATCGAACAGCGTCCGGTGACCACCTACACCAAGCAAATGGTCAACGGCGTCGAGAAAGACGTGCCGGTCCAGACTTTCAAGGAAGAGAAAAAGATCATCAGCCTGGCGACCATCCAGTCGCCGCTGGGTGCTCAGTTCCGTATCACTGGCCTGAACGGCCAGGGCGAGTCGTCCGAGCTGGCGCTGCTGCTGCGTGCCGGTGGTCTGGCTGCACCGATGTACTTCGCTGAAGAGCGCACCATCGGTCCAAGCCTGGGTGCGGACAACATCACCAAGGGTATCGACGCTTCGCTGTGGGGCATGCTGTTCGTCTCGCTGTTCATCATGGCCATCTACCGCTTCTTCGGCCTGATCGCCACCGTCGCACTGGCGGTGAACATGGTGATGCTGCTGGCCCTGATGTCGCTGCTGGGTGCAACGCTGACCCTGCCGGGTATCGCCGGTATCGTGTTGACCATGGGTATGGCGGTCGACGCCAACGTGCTGATCTTCTCGCGGATTCGTGAAGAGATCGCTGCGGGCATGACCATCCAGCGGGCAATCAACGAAGGCTTCGGCCGGGCATTCACCGCGATTCTCGACGCCAACCTGACCACCTTGCTGGTCGGCGGCATCCTCTTTGCCATGGGCACCGGCCCGGTCAAGGGCTTCGCAGTGACCATGTCCCTCGGGATCTTTACCTCGATGTTCACGGCCATCATGGTGACCCGCGCGATGGTCAACCTGATCTTCGGCGGTCGTGACTTCAAGAAGTTGTGGATTTAA
- the secF gene encoding protein translocase subunit SecF translates to MLRTINFMGVRNFAFGVTLFLTALALFSVATKGMNWGLDFTGGTLIELTYERPADVTQVREQLVKSGYHEAIVQNFGATTDLLVRMPGEDPQLGHQVAEALQKVGGENPATVKRVEFVGPQVGEELRDQGGLGMLMALGGILIYLAFRFQWKFAVGAIVSLIHDVIVTIGILSFFQITFDLTVLAAVLAIIGYSLNDTIVVFDRVRENFRVLRKASLIENINISTTQTLLRTMATSISTLLAIAALLFFGGDNLFGFSIALFIGVLAGTYSSIYIANVVLIWLNLSTEDLIPPVNTEKEVDDRP, encoded by the coding sequence ATGTTACGTACAATCAACTTCATGGGCGTTCGCAACTTCGCGTTCGGCGTCACATTGTTCCTTACGGCGCTGGCCTTGTTCAGTGTCGCCACCAAGGGCATGAACTGGGGCCTGGACTTCACCGGCGGTACGCTCATCGAGCTGACCTACGAGCGTCCGGCCGACGTCACCCAGGTGCGTGAGCAACTGGTTAAATCGGGTTATCACGAAGCCATCGTGCAGAACTTCGGTGCCACCACCGACCTGCTGGTGCGCATGCCTGGCGAAGACCCGCAACTGGGTCACCAGGTAGCCGAAGCCTTGCAGAAGGTCGGCGGCGAGAACCCGGCGACGGTCAAGCGCGTCGAGTTCGTCGGCCCGCAGGTAGGTGAAGAGCTGCGCGACCAGGGCGGCCTCGGCATGCTGATGGCGCTGGGCGGCATCCTGATCTACCTGGCTTTCCGCTTTCAGTGGAAGTTTGCGGTCGGTGCGATCGTTTCCCTGATCCACGACGTGATCGTGACCATCGGTATCCTGTCGTTCTTCCAGATCACCTTCGACCTGACGGTGCTGGCAGCGGTACTGGCGATCATCGGTTATTCGCTCAACGACACCATCGTGGTATTCGACCGGGTTCGTGAGAACTTCCGTGTGCTGCGCAAGGCCAGCCTGATCGAGAACATCAACATCTCGACCACGCAAACCCTGCTGCGGACCATGGCGACGTCGATCTCCACCTTGCTGGCGATCGCGGCCCTGCTGTTCTTCGGTGGCGACAACCTGTTTGGCTTCTCCATTGCCCTGTTCATCGGTGTCCTGGCGGGTACTTACTCGTCGATCTACATCGCGAACGTGGTGCTGATCTGGCTGAACCTGAGTACGGAAGACCTGATTCCTCCGGTCAATACCGAGAAGGAAGTCGACGACCGCCCTTGA
- a CDS encoding glycine zipper 2TM domain-containing protein, producing MNKSMLVGAVLGAVGVTAGGAVATYSLVKSGPEYAQVLAVEPVKTQIKTPREVCKDVTVTRQAPVKDQHQIAGTVVGALAGGLLGNQIGGGTGKKIATVAGAVGGGYAGNKVQEGMQERDTYTTTQTRCNTVNDISDKVVGYDVRYSLDGKEGKVRMDRDPGNQIPVDKEGKLILSQNEPAQ from the coding sequence GTGAACAAGTCGATGCTGGTTGGTGCTGTACTGGGTGCTGTCGGTGTGACTGCCGGGGGTGCTGTGGCCACCTACAGCCTGGTTAAAAGCGGCCCGGAGTACGCACAAGTACTCGCCGTTGAGCCGGTCAAGACACAAATCAAGACTCCACGTGAAGTGTGCAAGGATGTAACGGTCACCCGGCAGGCGCCGGTGAAAGATCAACATCAGATCGCCGGTACGGTGGTCGGTGCATTGGCAGGTGGTTTGCTGGGTAACCAGATCGGTGGCGGTACCGGCAAGAAGATCGCCACGGTCGCGGGCGCTGTCGGTGGTGGTTATGCCGGCAACAAGGTGCAGGAAGGCATGCAGGAGCGTGATACCTACACCACGACCCAGACCCGCTGTAACACGGTTAACGACATCAGTGACAAGGTCGTAGGCTACGACGTGCGGTATTCGCTGGATGGCAAGGAAGGCAAGGTGCGCATGGATCGTGATCCAGGCAACCAGATTCCGGTGGATAAGGAAGGCAAGTTGATCTTGTCGCAGAATGAGCCGGCTCAGTGA
- the suhB gene encoding inositol-phosphate phosphatase: protein MQPMLNIALRAARSASELIFRSIERLDTIKVDEKDAKDYVSEVDRAAEQKIIDALRKAYPNHSILGEETGMHAGTGIEGEEYLWIIDPLDGTTNFLRGIPHFAVSIACKYRGRLEHAVVLDPVRQEEFTASRGRGAQLNGRRLRVSGRTSLDGALLGTGFPFRDDQMDNLDNYLGMFRALVGQTAGIRRAGSASLDLAYVAAGRFDAFWESGLSEWDMAAGALLIQEAGGLVSDFTGGHDFLEKGHVVAGNTKCFKAVLTAIQPHLPASLKR, encoded by the coding sequence ATGCAGCCCATGCTGAATATCGCGCTGCGCGCCGCCCGCAGCGCCAGTGAATTGATCTTCCGCTCCATCGAGCGCCTGGATACCATCAAGGTCGACGAAAAAGACGCCAAGGATTACGTATCCGAGGTGGATCGCGCCGCCGAACAGAAAATCATCGACGCCCTGCGCAAGGCTTACCCGAATCACTCGATCTTGGGCGAAGAGACCGGCATGCACGCCGGCACCGGCATCGAAGGCGAAGAGTACCTGTGGATCATCGATCCGCTGGACGGCACCACCAACTTCCTGCGCGGCATTCCTCATTTCGCTGTCAGCATCGCCTGCAAATACCGCGGTCGCCTGGAGCACGCTGTTGTTCTGGACCCGGTTCGCCAGGAAGAATTCACCGCCAGCCGTGGTCGCGGCGCTCAACTGAACGGTCGTCGCCTGCGCGTCAGCGGCCGCACCAGCCTCGACGGCGCCCTGTTGGGTACCGGCTTCCCGTTCCGTGACGACCAGATGGACAACCTCGACAACTACCTGGGCATGTTCCGCGCCCTGGTTGGCCAGACCGCCGGCATCCGTCGTGCTGGTTCGGCGAGCCTGGACCTGGCCTACGTGGCTGCCGGCCGTTTCGACGCGTTCTGGGAGTCGGGCCTGTCCGAGTGGGACATGGCGGCAGGTGCACTGCTGATCCAGGAAGCGGGCGGCCTGGTGAGCGACTTCACCGGCGGTCACGACTTCCTTGAAAAAGGCCACGTCGTTGCCGGCAACACCAAATGCTTCAAGGCCGTTCTGACGGCAATCCAGCCGCACCTGCCAGCCTCGCTGAAGCGCTAA
- the trmJ gene encoding tRNA (cytosine(32)/uridine(32)-2'-O)-methyltransferase TrmJ encodes MLQNIRVVLVNTSHPGNIGGAARAMKNMGLSRLVLVEPRLFPHHEADARASGAGDILENAQVVATLEDALVGCNLVLGTSARDRRIPWPLLDPRECGTKVVEEAGQGAEIALVFGREDSGLTNEELQRCHYHVHIPSDPEFSSLNLGAAVQVLGYEVRMSWLAAQGQPSKVEKEEVASVKSAELATMDELERFYEHLEQTLVAIEFLDPEKPRHLMARLRRLYGRSSVSRAEMNILRGILTETQKAARGELLKRKD; translated from the coding sequence TTGCTGCAAAACATTCGTGTCGTCCTGGTCAATACCAGCCATCCGGGCAATATCGGCGGGGCTGCGCGTGCCATGAAGAACATGGGGCTGTCGCGGCTGGTGCTGGTCGAGCCTCGCCTGTTCCCGCACCACGAGGCCGATGCCCGTGCTTCCGGTGCCGGGGACATCCTTGAAAACGCGCAAGTCGTCGCCACCTTGGAAGATGCCTTGGTCGGTTGCAACCTGGTGCTCGGCACCAGCGCTCGCGACCGGCGGATTCCCTGGCCGCTGCTCGACCCCCGCGAGTGCGGAACGAAAGTGGTCGAGGAAGCCGGGCAGGGCGCGGAAATCGCCCTGGTGTTCGGTCGTGAAGATTCCGGCCTGACCAACGAAGAGCTGCAGCGATGTCATTATCACGTGCACATCCCATCAGACCCTGAGTTCAGCTCGCTGAACCTGGGGGCGGCGGTGCAGGTGTTGGGTTATGAAGTGCGCATGTCCTGGTTGGCAGCCCAAGGGCAGCCGAGCAAGGTCGAGAAGGAAGAAGTGGCTTCGGTCAAAAGCGCTGAGCTGGCGACCATGGACGAGCTGGAACGATTCTATGAGCACCTGGAGCAGACCCTGGTGGCCATCGAATTCCTCGATCCGGAAAAGCCACGGCACTTGATGGCGCGCCTGCGCCGGTTGTACGGACGCAGCTCGGTCAGCCGGGCGGAAATGAATATTTTGCGTGGCATCCTCACGGAAACCCAAAAAGCGGCCCGTGGTGAGCTCCTTAAGCGGAAGGATTAA
- the cysE gene encoding serine O-acetyltransferase, protein MFERLREDIQSVFHRDPAARNAFEVLTCYPGMHAIWIHRLSSMLWRADLKWLARLVSNFGRWLTGIEIHPGAKVGRRFFIDHGMGIVIGETAEIGDDVTIYQGVTLGGTSWNKGKRHPTLGDGVVVGAGAKVLGPFTVGAGAKVGSNAVVTKEVPPGATVVGIPGRIIVKPDVELDAKRKAMAEKIGFDAYGVTEDMPDPVARAINQLLDHLQAVDGRLEGMCGALKDLGSNYCAKDLPELREEDFACVKDKDQSQVS, encoded by the coding sequence ATGTTCGAGCGTTTGCGTGAAGATATCCAGAGCGTATTCCACCGAGACCCGGCGGCGCGTAACGCTTTTGAAGTCCTGACCTGCTACCCCGGCATGCATGCCATCTGGATACACCGTTTGTCGTCGATGTTGTGGCGCGCGGACCTGAAATGGCTGGCGCGACTGGTGTCGAACTTCGGTCGCTGGTTGACCGGGATCGAGATTCATCCGGGTGCCAAGGTCGGTCGACGCTTCTTCATTGACCATGGCATGGGCATCGTCATCGGTGAAACCGCCGAGATCGGCGATGACGTCACCATTTATCAGGGCGTGACCTTGGGCGGTACCAGTTGGAATAAAGGCAAGCGCCACCCGACGCTGGGTGATGGCGTCGTGGTCGGGGCGGGCGCGAAGGTACTCGGGCCGTTCACTGTCGGTGCCGGGGCCAAGGTCGGTTCCAATGCGGTGGTGACCAAGGAAGTGCCGCCGGGTGCCACTGTGGTGGGTATTCCGGGGCGGATCATCGTCAAGCCCGACGTCGAGCTGGATGCCAAGCGTAAGGCCATGGCCGAGAAGATCGGTTTTGATGCCTACGGCGTCACTGAAGATATGCCGGACCCGGTGGCGCGTGCCATCAACCAATTGCTCGATCATCTGCAGGCGGTTGATGGTCGCCTGGAGGGGATGTGCGGGGCGCTGAAGGATCTGGGCAGTAATTACTGTGCGAAAGATCTGCCTGAACTGCGCGAAGAAGACTTTGCCTGTGTGAAGGACAAGGATCAGAGTCAGGTCAGCTAG
- the iscR gene encoding Fe-S cluster assembly transcriptional regulator IscR produces MRLTTKGRYAVTAMLDLALHAQHGPVSLADISERQGISLSYLEQLFAKLRRSNLVSSVRGPGGGYQLSRDMQGIQVAQVIDAVNESVDATKCQGQGDCHQGDTCLTHHLWCDLSLQIHEFLSGISLADLVTRREVQEVAQRQDQRRCNSKAPRLDKIEASAVE; encoded by the coding sequence ATGCGACTGACTACAAAAGGCCGATACGCCGTGACCGCCATGCTTGACCTGGCGTTGCACGCGCAGCACGGGCCCGTGTCCCTGGCCGATATCTCCGAGCGCCAAGGCATCTCCCTGTCCTACCTCGAACAGCTTTTCGCCAAATTGCGCCGCAGCAATCTGGTGTCCAGCGTCCGCGGTCCAGGCGGCGGCTACCAGCTGTCCCGCGACATGCAGGGCATCCAGGTCGCCCAGGTGATCGATGCGGTGAACGAATCGGTCGATGCCACCAAATGCCAAGGCCAGGGTGATTGCCATCAAGGTGACACCTGCCTGACTCACCACTTGTGGTGCGATCTAAGCCTGCAGATCCACGAATTTCTGAGCGGTATCAGCTTGGCTGACCTTGTGACTCGCCGTGAGGTGCAAGAAGTAGCCCAGCGTCAGGATCAACGCCGTTGCAACAGCAAGGCGCCACGCCTGGACAAGATTGAAGCGTCCGCCGTCGAATGA